Proteins co-encoded in one Jeotgalibacillus malaysiensis genomic window:
- a CDS encoding LacI family transcription regulator, producing MMSVTIKDVAKAANVAPSTVSRVIANNPRISERTKVKVREAMDLLGYHPNFIARSLANQATQVIGLVTPGSSDVFFQNPFFPTVLRGLNEGAHEHQYALQLVTGKSEDDIYNGVVQMVQGGRVDGVVLLYSKVEDRIVEYLQERNFPFVMIGKPYKMADSITHVDNDNVTAGFDATEFLLGMGHERIAFVGGDKQLVVTMERLQGYKDALQKAGIPYRESYTVHESFLLEGGKDAICALMELPPDDRPTALLVTDDLMSLGVLNTLSELDMSVPEDISIISFNNVLFSEMSRPPLTSVDINIFQLGYEASKQLITCVEKKVEPFHRITVPHKIIKRFSTEYVKK from the coding sequence ATGATGTCTGTCACAATTAAAGATGTAGCAAAGGCTGCAAATGTAGCGCCGTCAACGGTTTCAAGGGTCATTGCAAACAATCCGAGAATCAGCGAACGGACAAAGGTGAAGGTAAGAGAAGCGATGGACCTGCTTGGCTACCATCCGAATTTTATCGCAAGAAGTCTTGCCAATCAGGCAACTCAGGTGATCGGACTAGTCACTCCGGGTTCATCAGACGTATTTTTTCAAAACCCATTCTTTCCGACAGTGTTAAGAGGGCTGAATGAAGGTGCGCATGAACATCAGTATGCACTGCAGCTTGTCACTGGTAAAAGTGAGGATGATATCTACAATGGTGTTGTCCAGATGGTTCAGGGCGGCCGGGTTGATGGTGTCGTCCTGCTGTATTCAAAAGTGGAAGATAGAATTGTTGAATACTTACAGGAGCGTAATTTTCCGTTTGTGATGATCGGGAAACCGTATAAGATGGCTGACAGTATCACCCACGTTGATAACGATAATGTCACCGCAGGCTTTGATGCGACAGAGTTTCTGCTTGGTATGGGACATGAACGCATTGCATTTGTCGGCGGGGATAAGCAGCTTGTCGTGACAATGGAGAGACTTCAGGGATATAAGGATGCGCTGCAAAAGGCAGGTATACCATATCGTGAATCCTATACCGTGCATGAAAGCTTCCTGCTTGAGGGTGGGAAAGACGCAATCTGTGCACTGATGGAGCTGCCGCCGGATGACCGGCCTACAGCACTCCTTGTGACAGATGACCTGATGTCGCTTGGGGTATTAAATACGCTGAGTGAGCTTGACATGTCAGTACCTGAGGATATTTCAATTATCAGCTTTAATAATGTACTTTTTTCTGAAATGTCGAGACCGCCGCTGACATCAGTAGATATTAATATATTCCAGCTTGGTTATGAAGCATCCAAGCAGCTGATTACGTGTGTGGAAAAGAAAGTAGAACCATTTCACAGGATTACTGTACCGCACAAGATCATTAAAAGATTTTCGACTGAATACGTAAAAAAATAA